A single region of the Micropterus dolomieu isolate WLL.071019.BEF.003 ecotype Adirondacks linkage group LG02, ASM2129224v1, whole genome shotgun sequence genome encodes:
- the col1a1a gene encoding collagen, type I, alpha 1a, translated as MFSFVDLRLALLLSAAVLLVRAQGEDDRTGGSCTLDGQVFADRDVWKPEPCQICVCDSGTVMCDEVICEDTTDCPNPVIPHDECCAICPDDGFQEPQVEGPKGERGPKGDRGLPGPPGNDGIPGQPGLPGPPGPPGPPGLGGNFSPQMSGGFDDKSPAMPVPGPMGPMGPRGPSGAPGPSGPQGFTGPPGEPGEAGPSGPMGPRGPAGPPGKNGEDGESGKPGRNGERGPSGPQGARGFPGTPGLPGIKGHRGFSGLDGAKGDTGPAGPKGESGAPGENGTPGAMGPRGLPGERGRTGASGAAGARGNDGAAGAAGPPGPTGPAGPPGFPGGPGSKGDAGPQGARGSEGPAGARGEPGNPGPAGPAGPSGNPGADGAAGPKGTPGAAGVAGAPGFPGPRGPPGPQGAAGAPGPKGNTGEVGAPGAKGEAGAKGEAGAPGVQGPPGPSGEEGKRGARGEPGAVGARGAPGERGAPGGRGFPGSDGAAGPKGATGERGGPGAVGPKGATGEPGRTGEPGLPGAKGMTGSPGSPGPDGKTGPAGVNGQDGRPGPPGPVGARGQPGVMGFPGPKGAAGEGGKPGERGVMGPTGPAGAPGKDGDVGAQGPPGPAGPAGERGEQGPAGGPGFQGLPGPQGAVGESGKSGEQGLPGEAGAPGPAGARGDRGFPGERGAPGPIGPAGARGSPGTAGNDGAKGDAGLPGAPGAQGPPGLQGMPGERGAAGLPGLRGDRGDQGVKGADGAPGKDGPRGLTGPIGLPGPAGATGDKGEPGAPGAVGPAGARGGPGERGEAGPPGPAGFAGPPGADGQPGAKGEAGDNGAKGDAGLPGPAGPTGAPGPQGPVGNTGAKGARGPAGPPGATGFPGAAGRVGPPGPSGNPGPPGASGPSGKEGPKGNRGETGPAGRPGEVGAAGPPGISGEKGSPGADGSPGSAGIPGPQGIAGQRGIVGLPGQRGERGFPGMPGPSGETGKQGPGGPSGERGPPGPMGPPGLAGAPGEPGREGTPGNEGSAGRDGAPGPKGDRGESGPSGAPGAPGPSGAPGPVGPAGKNGDRGETGPAGAAGAAGPAGPRGPAGASGLRGDKGETGEAGERGMKGHRGFTGMQGPPGPPGSSGEQGPAGAAGPAGPRGPAGSAGSPGKDGMSGLPGPTGPPGPRGRSGEMGPAGPPGPPGPPGAPGAPGGGFDIGFISQPQEKAPDPFRMFRADDANVLRDRDLEVDGTLKSLSQQIEQIRSPDGTRKNPARTCRDLKMCHPDWKSGEYWIDPDQGCTQDAIKVYCNMETGETCVSPTQHEVTKKNWYNSKNIKEKKHVWFGETMTDGFQFEYGSEGSQPEDVNIQLTFLRLMSTEASQNLTYHCKNSVAYMDATAGNLKKALLLQGSNEIEIRAEGNSRFTYSVLEDGCTSHTGTWGKTIIDYKTSKTSRLPIIDIAPMDVGAPDQEFGLEVGPVCFL; from the exons ATGTTCAGCTTTGTGGATTTGCGGCTGGCGCTGCTGCTCAGCGCAGCGGTGCTCCTGGTCAGAGCACAGGGCGAGGACGACC GCACGGGCGGAAGCTGCACCCTGGACGGCCAGGTGTTTGCGGACCGGGATGTGTGGAAGCCAGAGCCATGCCAGATCTGTGTGTGCGACAGCGGCACGGTGATGTGCGATGAGGTCATCTGCGAGGACACAACTGACTGCCCCAACCCCGTCATCCCCCACGACGAGTGCTGCGCCATCTGCCCCGACGACG GCTTCCAGGAGCCTCAGGTTGAG GGACCCAAGGGAGAGCGTGGACCCAAGGGAGACAGG ggccTTCCTGGTCCCCCAGGTAACGATGGTATCCCCGGCCAGCCTGGACTTCCTGGACCTCCTGGCCCCCCTGGACCCCCCGGCCTCGGTGGA AACTTCTCCCCTCAAatgtctggtggctttgatgaTAAATCCCCTGCCATGCCTGTGCCTGGACCTATg GGCCCAATGGGACCCCGTGGACCCTCTGGAGCTCCTGGTCCTAGC GGACCTCAGGGATTCACTGGCCCCCCTGGTGAGCCTGGAGAGGCTGGACCTTCT GGTCCCATGGGTCCCCGTGGCCCCGCCGGCCCCCCTGGAAAGAACGGAGAGGAT ggtGAGTCTGGCAAACCTGGTCGCAATGGTGAGCGTGGACCTTCTGGCCCACAG GGAGCTCGTGGTTTCCCAGGAACCCCTGGTCTGCCCGGCATCAAGGGACACAGA GGATTCAGTGGTCTGGATGGTGCCAAGGGAGACACTGGCCCAGCTGGTCCCAAG GGAGAGTCTGGAGCCCCTGGTGAGAATGGAACTCCTGGTGCTATG GGACCTCGTGGTCTGCCTGGTGAGAGAGGCCGCACTGGTGCTTCTGGAGCTGCT GGAGCTCGTGGTAACGAtggtgctgctggtgctgctggacCTCCT GGTCCCACTGGCCCCGCTGGTCCTCCTGGATTCCCCGGTGGCCCTGGATCCAAG GGTGACGCTGGACCTCAGGGTGCTCGTGGATCTGAGGGTCCCGCTGGAGCCCGTGGTGAGCCTGGTAACCCCGGACCTGCTGGCCCTGCCGGACCTTCT GGAAACCCAGGAGCTGATGGAGCCGCCGGACCTAAGGGAACCCCT GGCGCTGCTGGAGTTGCTGGAGCTCCCGGTTTCCCCGGACCCCGTGGACCCCCCGGACCTCAGGGTGCTGCCGGTGCCCCCGGACCCAAAGGAAACACT GGTGAGGTTGGTGCCCCAGGAGCCAAGGGAGAAGCCGGTGCCAAGGGAGAGGCT GGTGCTCCAGGAGTTCAGGGACCCCCAGGACCTTCTGGTGAGGAGGGCAAGAGAGGAGCCAGAGGAGAGCCTGGTGCTGTAGGAGCCCGTGGAGCTCCTGGAGAGCGA GGTGCCCCTGGTGGTCGTGGTTTCCCTGGTTCTGATGGTGCTGCTGGACCCAAA GGTGCCACTGGTGAGCGTGGTGGCCCCGGTGCTGTTGGACCTAAAGGTGCTACTGGTGAGCCTGGTCGCACCGGTGAGCCTGGTTTGCCTGGAGCTAAG GGTATGACTGGCAGCCCTGGCAGCCCTGGACCTGATGGCAAGACTGGACCTGCT GGAGTCAATGGACAAGATGGTCGCCCCGGACCCCCTGGCCCAGTTGGAGCTAGAGGCCAGCCTGGAGTCATGGGATTCCCCGGACCCAAGGGAGCTGCT GGTGAGGGTGGAAAGCCCGGTGAGAGAGGAGTAATGGGACCCACTGGCCCTGCT GGTGCCCCTGGAAAGGACGGTGACGTTGGTGCTCAAGGTCCCCCTGGACCtgct GGTCCTGCTGgtgagagaggagagcagggaCCTGCCGGAGGTCCTGGATTCCAGGGTCTCCCAGGACCCCAGGGTGCTGTTGGTGAGAGTGGAAAGTCTGGAGAGCAG GGTCTGCCCGGTGAGGCTGGAGCCCCAGGACCTGCTGGAGCTAGA GGTGACAGAGGATTCCCCGGTGAGCGTGGTGCACCTGGCCCCATTGGACCTGCTGGTGCCCGTGGATCCCCCGGAACTGCTGGAAACGATGGTGCTAAGGGAGATGCTGGACTCCCCGGTGCTCCCGGAGCCCAGGGACCTCCTGGACTGCAGGGAATGCCTGGTGAGCGCGGTGCCGCTGGTCTTCCAGGACTGAGGGGAGACAGA GGTGACCAAGGAGTCAAGGGTGCCGATGGCGCTCCTGGTAAGGATGGTCCCCGTGGTTTGACTGGACCAATTGGACTTCCCGGACCTGCTGGAGCCACCGGAGACAAGGGAGAGCCTGGCGCCCCTGGAGCTGTCGGACCCGCTGGAGCCCGCGGAGGCCCT ggtGAGCGTGGAGAGGCCGGACCACCTGGACCCGCTGGATTCGCCGGACCTCCT GGTGCTGATGGACAGCCTGGTGCTAAGGGAGAGGCTGGAGATAATGGTGCTAAGGGAGATGCTGGTCTCCCCGGCCCTGCTGGACCCACTGGTGCCCCTGGACCTCAG GGTCCCGTTGGAAATACTGGCGCTAAGGGAGCCCGCGGACCCGCTGGACCTCCT GGTGCTACTGGCTTCCCTGGTGCTGCTGGCAGAGTTGGACCTCCCGGCCCCTCT GGCAACCCTGGACCTCCCGGAGCATCTGGACCATCTGGCAAAGAGGGACCTAAAGGAAACCGTGGTGAGACTGGACCTGCTGGTCGCCCTGGTGAAGTGGGTGCTGCTGGACCCCCAGGAATTTCTGGAGAGAAGGGTAGCCCTGGTGCCGATGGTTCCCCC GGTAGTGCTGGTATTCCCGGACCTCAGGGTATTGCTGGACAGCGTGGTATTGTTGGTCTGCctggacagagaggagagagaggttTCCCTGGCATGCCTGGACCTTCT GGAGAGACCGGAaagcagggacctggcggtccCAGTGGTGAGCGTGGACCTCCCGGACCCATGGGACCCCCTGGACTGGCTGGAGCCCCTGGCGAGCCTGGACGTGAG GGAACCCCTGGAAACGAGGGATCAGCTGGTCGGGATGGAGCTCCTGGACCCAAG ggAGACCGTGGAGAGAGCGGTCCTTCTGGAGCCCCTGGTGCCCCTGGACCCTCTGGTGCCCCCGGCCCCGTTGGACCCGCTGGAAAGAATGGCGACCGTGGAGAGACT GGACCTGCTGGCGCTGCTGGCGCTGCTGGGCCTGCTGGACCTCGTGGCCCTGCT GGAGCTTCTGGACTTCGTGGAGACAAGGGAGAGACTGGAGAGGCTGGAGAGAGAGGCATGAAGGGACACAGAGGATTCACTGGCATGCAGGGACCTCCTGGACCTCCT GGATCTTCTGGAGAGCAGGGACCCGCTGGTGCTGCTGGACCTGCTGGACCTAGA GGCCCCGCTGGATCTGCTGGTTCTCCTGGTAAGGACGGTATGAGTGGCCTGCCTGGACCCACTGGACCTCCTGGACCTCGTGGACGTTCTGGAGAGATGGGACCTGCT GGTCCTCCTGGACCTCCTGGACCCCCCGGAGCACCAGGTGCCCCTGGCGGTGGATTTGACATCGGCTTCATTTCCCAGCCCCAGGAGAAGGCCCCCGATCCCTTCCGCATGTTCCGCGCTGATGACGCCAACGTTCTCCGTGATCGCGACCTGGAGGTGGACGGCACCCTGAAGAGCCTGAGCCAGCAGATTGAGCAGATCCGCAGCCCCGACGGAACACGCAAGAACCCCGCCAGAACCTGCCGTGACCTCAAGATGTGCCACCCTGACTGGAAGAGCG GCGAGTATTGGATTGACCCTGACCAGGGCTGCACTCAGGATGCCATCAAGGTCTACTGCAACATGGAGACCGGAGAGACCTGCGTATCCCCAACTCAGCACGAGGTCACCAAGAAGAACTGGTACAACAGCAAGAACATCAAGGAGAAGAAGCACGTCTGGTTCGGCGAGACAATGACCGACGGCTTCCAG TTCGAGTATGGCAGCGAGGGCTCTCAGCCAGAGGACGTCAACATCCAGCTGACTTTCCTGCGTCTCATGTCCACCGAGGCATCCCAGAACCTCACCTACCACTGCAAGAACAGCGTCGCCTACATGGACGCCACCGCCGGCAACCTCAAGAAGGCCCTGCTCCTCCAGGGCTCCAACGAGATCGAGATCAGAGCCGAGGGCAACAGCCGCTTCACCTACAGCGTCCTGGAGGATGGATGCACG tcaCACACCGGTACATGGGGCAAGACAATCATCGACTACAAGACATCGAAAACATCTCGCCTGCCCATCATTGATATCGCTCCTATGGATGTTGGTGCTCCAGACCAAGAGTTCGGCCTTGAAGTTGGACCTGTCTGTTTCTTGTAA